A region of Thermococcus barossii DNA encodes the following proteins:
- a CDS encoding DUF2240 family protein: MHPIKRAVEYKGSLEFTRSELVGILAFSLRLMDVKAAKELIAKSLEEGLLEERDGVLVVNKALLSEEEAQEDLFNEMVGYIANSLGWEREEVIEGINSMRERYGDLDEKVLAYLFGMEKGVDMARFRDRIGD; the protein is encoded by the coding sequence GTGCACCCGATAAAACGCGCGGTTGAGTATAAGGGTTCGCTTGAGTTCACCAGGAGCGAACTCGTTGGAATACTGGCCTTCAGTCTCCGGCTTATGGACGTGAAAGCCGCGAAGGAGCTTATAGCCAAGTCCCTGGAAGAGGGTCTCCTTGAGGAACGCGATGGAGTTCTCGTGGTCAACAAAGCCCTACTGTCGGAGGAAGAAGCCCAGGAGGACCTCTTCAACGAGATGGTGGGTTACATTGCCAACTCCCTCGGCTGGGAGCGGGAGGAGGTCATCGAGGGCATCAACTCCATGCGTGAACGCTACGGCGACCTCGACGAGAAGGTTCTGGCGTACCTCTTCGGCATGGAGAAGGGCGTTGATATGGCAAGGTTCAGGGACAGGATTGGTGATTAG
- a CDS encoding type II toxin-antitoxin system VapC family toxin, with protein MTKRVLIDSNVFIEYLKGNSAAMKTLTRLLSDDYELFINAIVYSEVVFLFLSKTTGLSAFTLKKRPTTITNSGVEKILTLLGQFKVAEINDVVLQTASEIIKKHGLLPNDAIILATTKVYGMCLATLDSDFQKPAESEGVPLYDANHQSCP; from the coding sequence ATGACCAAGCGGGTGCTTATTGATTCGAACGTCTTTATAGAGTATCTAAAAGGAAATTCCGCAGCTATGAAGACGCTGACAAGGCTCCTCTCCGATGATTACGAGCTTTTTATAAACGCTATCGTTTACTCAGAGGTGGTTTTTCTGTTCCTTTCAAAAACAACGGGACTCTCGGCGTTTACTCTGAAAAAGAGACCCACGACAATAACCAACAGCGGAGTTGAAAAGATTCTCACCCTCCTCGGTCAGTTTAAGGTTGCTGAGATAAACGATGTCGTTCTTCAGACGGCATCTGAGATCATTAAAAAACATGGTCTCCTCCCAAATGATGCCATAATCCTCGCCACGACTAAAGTTTATGGCATGTGCCTCGCAACATTGGACTCTGACTTCCAAAAACCCGCAGAAAGTGAAGGAGTACCCTTATACGATGCTAATCACCAATCCTGTCCCTGA
- a CDS encoding asparaginase has product MRVLVIGTGGTIASAKTERGYKAQLGIDEILEMSGIERHDGLIIDCWDLLNVDSTLIQPEDWIKIGKAVFESIHDYDGIVITHGTDTLAYTSSALSFMLRNVPVPVVLTGSMLPITEPNSDAPGNLKTAIKFAMDGIPGIYVAFRSKIMLGTRVSKVNSLGLNAFQSINYPDVAYLKGDKIIFRRKISFSGETVFDPALDPEVAYLRLTPGLSPETFLAVERTVHGIVLEGYGAGGIPYRGRNLLEAVSVAAKKKPVVMTSQALYGGVDLTRYEVGRRALEAGVIPAGDMTKEATLTKLMWALGHTRNVEEIREIMRRNVAMELSTELF; this is encoded by the coding sequence GTGAGAGTTCTTGTCATCGGGACTGGGGGCACGATAGCCAGTGCAAAAACGGAAAGGGGCTACAAGGCCCAGCTTGGGATAGACGAGATACTCGAGATGTCGGGCATAGAGAGACACGACGGACTCATAATAGACTGCTGGGACCTCCTTAACGTCGACAGCACGCTCATCCAGCCCGAGGACTGGATCAAGATTGGAAAGGCGGTGTTTGAATCCATACACGACTACGACGGCATCGTTATAACCCACGGCACGGACACCCTCGCCTACACATCCTCGGCGCTGAGCTTCATGCTCAGGAACGTCCCGGTCCCGGTGGTTCTTACCGGTTCGATGCTCCCCATCACGGAGCCTAACAGCGACGCCCCCGGAAACCTGAAGACGGCAATAAAATTCGCCATGGACGGAATTCCGGGCATCTACGTGGCGTTCAGGAGCAAGATAATGCTCGGCACGAGGGTCTCAAAGGTCAACTCCCTCGGCCTGAATGCCTTTCAGAGCATAAACTACCCGGACGTGGCGTACCTAAAAGGGGATAAAATCATCTTCAGGCGAAAGATTTCCTTCTCCGGAGAGACCGTTTTTGACCCTGCCCTAGACCCTGAGGTGGCCTATCTCCGCCTCACACCCGGTCTGTCCCCCGAGACGTTTCTGGCGGTCGAAAGGACAGTTCACGGGATAGTTCTCGAGGGTTACGGTGCCGGTGGAATTCCCTACAGGGGACGGAACCTTCTGGAAGCAGTCTCAGTTGCAGCCAAGAAGAAGCCGGTGGTGATGACCAGCCAGGCCCTCTACGGCGGCGTGGACCTGACGCGCTACGAGGTTGGCAGGAGGGCGCTGGAGGCAGGAGTTATCCCCGCAGGAGACATGACAAAGGAAGCAACCCTCACAAAGCTCATGTGGGCGCTGGGGCACACCAGAAACGTCGAAGAGATAAGGGAAATCATGAGAAGAAACGTTGCAATGGAACTAAGCACCGAGCTTTTCTAA
- a CDS encoding MFS transporter produces MDERERRIFGISWNVFLLGIISFLNDMSSEMIIPIMPSYLMEVLDAGKLLSGSVMGAIESMSSLFKVAFGYVSDRFKRRKAFVFAGYALSTLSKGALAFTRHWWDFLLLRAVDRVGKGVRTAPRDALIAESSEKGKTGKSFGFHRMMDTLGAVAGPLVAIGLIELLKNLPAETTYRYIFLLSAVPGAISLLVIVLFVKDRGGEVKRKIKGISTLRSRNLQLFLAVVAIGALGRYSYAFTMWKAQELGYSVVQSMAFYALFNLIYALSAYPLGVISDSFGKKRLITLGFGVAALAAVAFAYARDLYTLMAAFVLYGVYIAIEDTIPRAYMADLAKEFEKGTVIGAYHTVFGVFVFPASVIAGWLWSSHSLEYSFLFAAAMNTAAFVMMGLIREKD; encoded by the coding sequence ATGGATGAAAGGGAGAGGAGGATATTCGGAATAAGCTGGAACGTCTTCCTGCTCGGAATCATCAGCTTCCTCAACGATATGAGCAGCGAGATGATAATCCCAATAATGCCGAGCTACCTGATGGAGGTTCTCGATGCCGGAAAGCTTCTCAGCGGTTCGGTCATGGGCGCGATAGAGAGCATGAGCTCGCTGTTCAAGGTGGCCTTCGGCTACGTGAGCGACCGCTTTAAACGGAGGAAGGCCTTCGTCTTCGCCGGCTACGCCCTCTCGACTCTCTCAAAAGGAGCCCTTGCCTTCACCCGCCACTGGTGGGACTTCCTCCTCCTCCGCGCGGTGGACAGGGTTGGCAAGGGCGTAAGGACAGCCCCCAGGGACGCGCTGATAGCGGAGTCAAGCGAGAAGGGGAAAACCGGGAAATCCTTTGGCTTCCACAGGATGATGGACACCCTCGGCGCGGTTGCCGGCCCGCTCGTTGCGATAGGGCTGATAGAACTCCTCAAAAACCTTCCAGCCGAGACCACCTACCGGTACATCTTCCTGCTCTCCGCGGTTCCGGGGGCGATATCGCTCCTCGTCATAGTCCTCTTCGTGAAGGACAGGGGCGGTGAGGTTAAGAGAAAGATAAAGGGCATATCAACGCTGAGGAGCAGGAACCTCCAGCTCTTCCTCGCGGTGGTCGCGATAGGCGCCCTCGGGAGGTACAGTTACGCCTTCACGATGTGGAAGGCGCAGGAGCTGGGGTATTCGGTCGTTCAGAGCATGGCCTTCTACGCGCTGTTCAACCTCATCTATGCACTCTCAGCGTATCCCCTCGGAGTTATCTCGGACAGCTTCGGTAAGAAGCGGCTCATAACCCTCGGATTCGGGGTGGCGGCTCTGGCGGCCGTGGCTTTCGCCTATGCAAGAGACCTCTACACGCTGATGGCGGCCTTCGTGCTCTACGGGGTCTACATAGCGATCGAGGACACAATTCCGAGGGCCTACATGGCCGACCTCGCGAAGGAGTTCGAGAAGGGGACGGTGATAGGGGCATACCACACCGTCTTCGGCGTCTTCGTCTTTCCCGCCTCGGTGATAGCGGGCTGGCTCTGGAGTTCCCACTCCCTGGAATACAGCTTCCTCTTCGCAGCCGCTATGAACACCGCCGCCTTTGTCATGATGGGCCTTATAAGGGAGAAAGATTGA
- a CDS encoding nicotinamidase, with protein sequence MPEEALIVVDMQRDFMPGGALPVPEGDKIIPRCNRYIEEFRRRGALIVATRDWHPENHISFRENGGPWPRHCVQNTPGAEFVVELPADAVIISKATEPDKEAYSGFEGTELAEILKRNGVKRVYICGVATEYCVRATALDAVKNGFETYLLRDAVKGINPQDEERALREMERAGVKVLYLI encoded by the coding sequence ATGCCCGAGGAGGCGCTCATAGTTGTGGACATGCAAAGGGACTTCATGCCCGGCGGGGCTTTGCCTGTTCCAGAGGGGGACAAGATAATACCCCGGTGCAACCGATACATCGAGGAGTTCCGGAGGAGGGGGGCTTTAATAGTCGCCACGCGAGACTGGCATCCCGAGAACCACATCAGCTTCAGGGAGAACGGCGGCCCCTGGCCGAGGCACTGCGTCCAGAACACCCCCGGGGCAGAGTTCGTCGTGGAGCTTCCAGCTGATGCAGTGATAATCTCGAAGGCGACGGAGCCGGACAAGGAGGCCTACTCAGGCTTCGAGGGAACCGAACTGGCGGAGATTCTGAAGAGAAACGGCGTGAAAAGGGTCTACATCTGCGGCGTTGCGACCGAGTACTGCGTTCGGGCTACGGCCCTAGATGCGGTCAAAAATGGCTTCGAGACGTACCTCCTCAGGGATGCCGTGAAGGGGATCAACCCCCAGGATGAGGAGAGGGCTTTGAGGGAGATGGAGAGGGCCGGCGTGAAGGTTCTTTACCTGATATGA
- a CDS encoding hotdog fold thioesterase has translation MEQRTHRLTSERLVGRPLRIEPGRAEVELLTTEEMAVDEHGLVHGGFTFGLADYAAMLAVNEPTVVLGKAEVKFLKPVRAGDRLVARAEVVEDLGRKKVAGVGVFRGKEKVFEGTFHCYVLEKHVLE, from the coding sequence ATGGAGCAGAGGACGCACAGGCTGACCTCGGAGAGGCTCGTGGGTAGGCCGCTGAGAATAGAACCTGGAAGGGCTGAGGTGGAGCTTCTAACCACTGAGGAGATGGCCGTTGACGAGCACGGCCTCGTTCACGGGGGTTTCACCTTTGGTTTAGCGGACTACGCGGCGATGCTGGCTGTAAACGAGCCCACCGTTGTCCTCGGAAAAGCCGAGGTGAAGTTCCTGAAGCCGGTGAGGGCCGGTGATAGGCTCGTGGCGAGGGCGGAGGTTGTTGAGGACCTCGGACGTAAGAAGGTGGCGGGGGTTGGTGTTTTCAGGGGAAAGGAGAAGGTCTTCGAGGGGACCTTCCACTGCTACGTTCTGGAGAAGCACGTGCTCGAATGA
- a CDS encoding PadR family transcriptional regulator, translating to MKYRDFLALHILHHASEEPVTGSFLMKELERHGYHISPGTMYPLLHSLEEEGLLKSQWKVKNGRRVRVYEITEIGRRALDEGKEKLRELCLELLGE from the coding sequence ATGAAGTACCGCGATTTCCTGGCCCTGCACATACTCCACCACGCGAGCGAAGAGCCGGTCACAGGCTCGTTTCTGATGAAAGAGCTTGAGAGACACGGCTACCACATCAGCCCCGGCACGATGTACCCCCTCCTTCACTCCCTGGAGGAGGAGGGCCTCCTGAAGAGTCAGTGGAAGGTCAAGAACGGAAGGCGCGTGAGGGTCTACGAGATAACGGAAATCGGCCGGAGAGCCCTCGACGAGGGCAAAGAGAAGCTGAGGGAGCTCTGCCTCGAACTGCTGGGGGAATGA
- a CDS encoding right-handed parallel beta-helix repeat-containing protein, translating into MRGLGYFPILLTFLLLSSMLSAPSYARAGAIPVVRNLNTGEIFSSINEAISDPDTKPGHVILLDSGRYIESVTVDKAVVIRSVSGNPEDVIVEAPEPGLPVFRIKASGAVVKALTITGTKKIRNVFHRNRQQHRGVQYSRNPDNFELRWDLPGTKRRGPCHLPEPL; encoded by the coding sequence ATGAGAGGATTGGGATACTTTCCCATTCTCCTTACCTTTCTTCTTTTGAGTTCTATGCTGAGTGCTCCAAGCTACGCCAGGGCAGGTGCGATTCCCGTGGTGCGCAACCTGAATACCGGCGAGATATTTTCCAGCATAAATGAGGCCATAAGCGATCCCGATACAAAACCTGGACACGTTATACTCCTTGACAGCGGTAGGTACATCGAGAGCGTCACCGTGGATAAAGCCGTTGTAATACGCTCTGTTTCTGGAAATCCTGAAGATGTGATAGTCGAAGCCCCAGAACCGGGCCTTCCCGTGTTCAGAATAAAGGCCAGCGGAGCAGTGGTAAAGGCGCTGACCATAACGGGAACCAAAAAAATCAGGAATGTATTCCATCGTAATAGACAGCAACACAGAGGGGTGCAGTATTCTCGAAACCCTGATAATTTCGAGCTACGGTGGGATTTACCTGGCACAAAAAGGCGCGGGCCATGTCATCTCCCGGAACCGCTTTGA
- a CDS encoding NosD domain-containing protein: MDSNTEGCSILETLIISSYGGIYLAQKGAGHVISRNRFENVSVPVMAYGNLQAEISFNEILRPERGIYLSSTVKSTIINNTIVEPLYSGIFLKGSSDANIIAGNRIEESAEDGITIQSSEGNVIENNTLTLNERGVSVFGNENTIRSNVIANNSLGIYSADTRGNLFYNNYLSNEQNAIDVGNNHWNTTKKPGKNIIGGPYIGGNYWSDYDGKDTNGDWIGDTQLPHTSGGNVRNGDWLPLVLPAPEKRADLLITDIWKKGNEIGFQVMNAKEKFSEEFTVTLLINGEAVESTVLKGLGSGERIDGSFELSECPWKAFQVEIIADEGDSIPEFNESNNFRVETFKCDEKPPKILNVTVEDVGTEHVELSILTDEPSRVEVKYGRDALSFEGTFKTEEFSREHSIRIGSLKPSTLYRFVITAIDESGNVMRDRERFFETEKVADGKKPMLGELSIRGSGDYYEIRIPVRDESGISRVEFYVDGMLVGTVYNPQDSASVAFSPSALGMSGPGLYRDHEITVRVCDMTGVCGIGSELWRPEYEVHSVDVEIISPQDRYSVKAGRNGVAPGTLVEVEIYAAEYELRMRDCPSSELGELACMHNPGEIVPHAIGMVTLHIWGPQNYHISRTFRPRSDDELTYTYTWDMSGLPVGLYLITAIANSTDGGFHYSRAITVEVQPREEDYSLETRIVRRGNYLNVTLRVLNTGDVPFGLMEITQRLIGFQAVERDGESYNMKTVFDPATGVNTIYFTFDSVVLQPGEHFEVSYPAVPVMYPHPIYVSAAYGGITVETYSTVKRFYQGYGVMTLDGGTWKREDISEAWERAIKESDYLIVTDPTNLYTLNDDESVNNLLSAIAELAVYRNGVIGYVDSFSSIRMRVGNPELVSGGDTDGDGTKEVVTYSSSSGLWIHEPVQRFRHAFEGIGSAKAMSLVDFDGDGKDEVVLVFDNMTVMIYGREVVTDGRGNPREEYIKEFEFRVPHFIGGRLACGFLHMDVLEQSRYPSCLYQAQDRLVWFRYSETDTTPEWRSISLDVPKDSLIFIGNSHPENSDEVIILRPDGTLEFYDLMGVQNANLLRSVQTSYRKGDDVDWGDVDGDGVGELLVFKKELGTVEVYDTAGLRETRRFFYSGKAMLVDIVGGQSDEIAVVHGENFEFTTWREVAEGPSPLSTTLIERWGTRMKEGWLSDGYLLIVGETEVVPAQKMSFEPLWLDWGAVKHVRVTDLPYANTEGDVLDPELIIGRIVGDTADKLEVAIRNAIKAARGECSFDRSHALILSGWPKCRSGGCSDNDFAERSRAVKRALEGQGTLVTIVFTTDYRDVKEGDRIVVNGKRLAVEAFFNNTPEKDIIHLEGHGNTNVIDDISVTDVINRRNPFGSACPFAYAESCLTGDYTKGVSVAEAFLQAGAVVYLGSTEETYSAPWTARAKRLYRRWELGTPIGDAFKELKRDMGIGRVWEIEDDTDLLWVMSMHLYGDPKFGLGAGTPEGENEGAPESLELETPAYSIQETGEGSLVELEEGGILLLPGRSPIPYYTYSVKIPRGRRVQNVELVEREAKEVLSITMVPFRVGKLGEEVGSGTEEATPLPPYQWRVSENPDGSSTLFIRVFPLEYNNLTKRAVLYGRHRFTIEYIETGVEIAGARLERDVYKPGERVRVAGVITNSEGSTDVILSAVLRKGTYGATVSEAKLLSLGNLTGTGYFSFEFQTKGLTGGQYGIEILARDVNGNVLDRKLLHFLLGVKRVENILTIPQEPSPGAAFTAVLRVINTGDLPVTGEVHLSSGTKEVIMNVTLEPGEETTFEETFRAGKSGAEVTGYVLYDGTMSEPATASFSFSTSPKADFHYSPETPEVGMEIQFKDTSLDPDGEIVSWEWDFGDGYVSRERNPTHCYRSEGTYTVRLKVTDSTGLTSETTKKITVTAEKEEEGPPAESPTGETEPVSPTSPGGQEGGICGMGLLLLLLLVPLAARGKR; encoded by the coding sequence ATAGACAGCAACACAGAGGGGTGCAGTATTCTCGAAACCCTGATAATTTCGAGCTACGGTGGGATTTACCTGGCACAAAAAGGCGCGGGCCATGTCATCTCCCGGAACCGCTTTGAGAACGTTTCAGTCCCTGTTATGGCATACGGAAACCTCCAGGCAGAGATTTCCTTCAACGAAATCCTGAGACCTGAGAGGGGCATATACCTCAGCTCCACCGTTAAGAGCACTATTATCAACAATACAATAGTCGAACCCCTATATTCGGGAATTTTTCTCAAAGGGTCGTCAGATGCCAACATAATAGCCGGAAACAGGATTGAAGAAAGTGCCGAAGACGGCATTACCATTCAATCCAGCGAGGGGAACGTGATTGAAAACAACACCCTAACGCTGAACGAGAGGGGTGTATCCGTCTTTGGAAATGAAAACACCATCAGGAGCAACGTGATAGCAAACAACAGTCTGGGTATATACTCCGCCGATACGAGGGGAAACCTGTTCTACAACAACTACCTCTCCAACGAACAAAACGCGATAGACGTCGGAAACAACCACTGGAACACCACAAAGAAACCGGGAAAAAATATCATTGGGGGTCCCTACATAGGCGGCAACTACTGGAGCGACTACGACGGGAAGGATACAAACGGCGACTGGATAGGAGACACCCAGCTACCCCACACCTCAGGTGGAAATGTAAGAAACGGGGACTGGCTTCCACTGGTTCTTCCAGCCCCAGAAAAAAGGGCGGACCTCCTGATCACCGACATATGGAAAAAAGGAAATGAGATAGGATTTCAGGTCATGAACGCCAAAGAAAAGTTCTCCGAGGAGTTCACGGTCACCCTGCTGATAAACGGAGAAGCCGTAGAGTCTACAGTTCTCAAAGGACTTGGAAGCGGTGAAAGGATTGATGGCAGCTTTGAACTGTCTGAATGCCCCTGGAAAGCGTTCCAAGTGGAAATAATCGCAGACGAAGGGGATTCTATTCCTGAATTCAACGAGAGCAACAACTTCAGGGTGGAGACCTTTAAGTGCGACGAGAAGCCGCCGAAGATACTGAACGTCACCGTTGAGGACGTCGGGACGGAGCACGTAGAGCTCAGCATACTAACGGATGAACCGTCAAGGGTCGAGGTAAAGTATGGAAGAGACGCCCTAAGCTTTGAGGGAACCTTCAAGACTGAAGAATTCTCCCGGGAGCATTCTATCCGAATAGGGTCACTGAAGCCCTCAACCCTTTACAGATTTGTCATTACGGCCATCGATGAGAGCGGAAACGTAATGAGGGACAGGGAGAGGTTTTTTGAAACTGAAAAAGTGGCCGACGGAAAAAAGCCAATGTTGGGGGAGCTCTCCATAAGAGGTTCGGGAGACTACTACGAGATTAGAATTCCAGTAAGGGACGAAAGCGGAATCTCAAGGGTGGAGTTCTACGTCGATGGAATGCTCGTAGGGACTGTGTACAACCCCCAGGATTCGGCCAGCGTAGCGTTTAGTCCCTCAGCTTTGGGAATGAGCGGTCCCGGCCTTTACCGCGACCATGAGATAACGGTAAGGGTCTGTGACATGACCGGCGTCTGCGGGATAGGTTCAGAACTCTGGAGGCCAGAATATGAGGTCCACAGTGTTGACGTGGAAATAATCTCGCCCCAGGACAGGTACTCAGTGAAAGCAGGAAGGAACGGAGTCGCTCCCGGAACCCTTGTTGAGGTTGAGATATACGCGGCAGAGTACGAGCTGAGGATGAGGGATTGCCCAAGTTCGGAGCTGGGAGAGCTTGCATGCATGCACAATCCGGGGGAGATTGTTCCCCACGCCATCGGAATGGTCACACTTCATATCTGGGGGCCTCAGAACTATCACATCTCCCGCACGTTCAGGCCGAGAAGCGATGACGAACTCACATACACTTACACCTGGGACATGAGCGGTCTGCCCGTTGGGTTGTACCTCATCACGGCAATTGCCAATTCAACGGACGGGGGATTTCACTACTCAAGGGCCATCACCGTGGAAGTTCAGCCCAGGGAGGAGGATTACTCTCTGGAGACAAGAATAGTGCGCCGTGGGAATTACCTCAACGTCACCCTAAGGGTTCTCAACACCGGAGACGTGCCCTTTGGATTGATGGAGATAACCCAGCGCCTCATAGGATTCCAGGCCGTTGAGAGGGACGGCGAAAGCTACAACATGAAGACCGTCTTTGACCCCGCCACTGGAGTCAATACCATTTACTTCACCTTCGATTCCGTGGTCCTTCAGCCGGGAGAGCACTTCGAAGTGAGCTATCCTGCGGTTCCCGTTATGTATCCACATCCAATATACGTGAGTGCAGCCTACGGTGGGATAACCGTCGAGACTTATTCAACCGTAAAAAGATTTTACCAGGGTTATGGGGTCATGACCTTGGATGGAGGAACCTGGAAGAGGGAAGATATAAGCGAAGCCTGGGAGAGGGCAATCAAGGAAAGTGACTACCTGATAGTTACCGACCCCACGAACCTCTACACACTGAACGACGATGAGAGTGTTAACAATCTCCTGTCGGCCATCGCCGAGCTTGCCGTGTACAGGAACGGGGTTATAGGATACGTGGATTCCTTCAGCTCCATCAGAATGCGGGTGGGGAATCCCGAGCTTGTATCGGGTGGCGACACTGACGGTGATGGGACGAAAGAAGTGGTCACGTACAGCTCATCTTCAGGCCTCTGGATCCACGAACCGGTTCAGAGGTTCAGGCACGCCTTTGAGGGAATCGGCAGTGCAAAGGCAATGAGCCTGGTGGACTTTGACGGGGACGGCAAGGACGAAGTCGTTTTAGTGTTCGACAACATGACGGTAATGATCTACGGTAGAGAAGTCGTTACGGATGGACGGGGAAATCCCCGCGAGGAATATATAAAGGAGTTTGAGTTTCGGGTTCCGCACTTCATCGGGGGAAGACTCGCCTGTGGTTTTCTCCATATGGACGTTCTTGAACAATCCCGGTACCCAAGCTGCCTCTACCAAGCCCAGGATAGGTTGGTGTGGTTCCGCTATTCAGAGACAGACACTACGCCGGAGTGGAGGAGCATCAGCCTGGATGTTCCAAAGGACAGCCTCATATTCATCGGCAACTCCCATCCGGAGAACTCCGATGAGGTGATTATACTGAGACCCGATGGAACCCTCGAATTCTACGACCTCATGGGGGTGCAGAACGCAAACCTCCTAAGAAGCGTTCAGACATCATACAGAAAGGGGGATGACGTAGATTGGGGAGACGTGGACGGGGATGGCGTTGGGGAGCTCTTGGTCTTCAAAAAGGAGCTTGGTACCGTTGAAGTGTACGACACCGCTGGACTAAGGGAAACACGCAGGTTCTTTTACTCTGGAAAGGCGATGCTCGTGGATATCGTGGGAGGACAGAGCGATGAGATCGCTGTAGTCCATGGAGAGAACTTTGAGTTTACCACCTGGCGCGAAGTCGCCGAAGGTCCTTCACCCCTCTCCACGACGCTCATCGAGCGCTGGGGCACGAGAATGAAAGAGGGCTGGCTTTCTGATGGATACCTCCTCATAGTAGGGGAGACCGAAGTTGTTCCGGCACAGAAAATGAGCTTTGAGCCGCTGTGGCTGGACTGGGGCGCTGTAAAGCACGTCAGGGTGACGGATCTGCCCTACGCGAATACGGAAGGAGACGTTCTAGATCCGGAGCTCATCATCGGGAGGATAGTTGGAGACACGGCGGATAAGCTTGAGGTGGCCATAAGAAATGCAATAAAGGCCGCGAGGGGGGAGTGCTCATTTGACCGCTCCCACGCGTTAATACTATCTGGCTGGCCCAAATGCAGAAGCGGGGGTTGCAGCGACAATGATTTTGCAGAGAGGAGCAGAGCCGTGAAGAGGGCACTGGAGGGGCAGGGTACCCTGGTAACAATCGTTTTTACCACGGACTACCGGGATGTAAAGGAAGGGGACAGGATAGTGGTCAACGGAAAGAGGCTGGCCGTGGAGGCGTTCTTCAACAACACTCCCGAAAAGGACATAATACACCTTGAGGGCCATGGAAACACCAATGTCATCGACGACATCTCAGTGACAGACGTGATCAACAGGAGGAACCCCTTCGGAAGTGCGTGCCCCTTTGCCTACGCTGAATCCTGTCTCACAGGGGACTACACAAAAGGAGTGAGCGTAGCAGAGGCCTTCCTTCAAGCGGGGGCGGTTGTGTATCTCGGGTCAACGGAAGAAACGTATTCTGCCCCGTGGACTGCGAGGGCAAAGAGGCTCTACAGGCGCTGGGAACTGGGAACCCCCATCGGTGACGCCTTCAAAGAGCTTAAGCGGGACATGGGGATAGGCAGGGTTTGGGAAATCGAAGACGACACCGACCTTCTGTGGGTCATGTCAATGCATCTCTACGGCGACCCCAAGTTTGGGCTTGGAGCCGGCACACCGGAAGGAGAGAACGAGGGGGCCCCAGAGAGCCTGGAACTGGAGACGCCCGCGTACAGCATTCAGGAAACCGGTGAGGGTTCACTCGTGGAACTCGAAGAGGGAGGCATTCTCCTCCTACCGGGAAGGTCACCAATCCCGTATTACACCTACAGTGTGAAGATTCCGAGGGGGAGGCGCGTTCAAAACGTTGAACTCGTGGAGAGAGAGGCTAAAGAAGTGCTCAGCATCACAATGGTTCCCTTTAGGGTAGGAAAGCTCGGCGAAGAGGTCGGAAGCGGGACCGAGGAGGCCACACCGCTTCCACCTTACCAGTGGCGCGTGAGTGAGAACCCCGACGGAAGCAGTACGCTCTTCATAAGGGTGTTCCCTCTGGAGTACAACAACCTCACCAAGAGGGCCGTGCTGTACGGCCGCCATCGATTCACAATTGAGTACATAGAAACGGGTGTCGAAATCGCGGGTGCGAGGCTTGAGAGGGATGTATACAAACCCGGAGAGCGTGTGAGGGTAGCGGGAGTCATAACGAACTCTGAAGGCAGTACCGATGTTATTCTGAGTGCAGTTCTCAGGAAAGGGACGTATGGAGCCACCGTTTCTGAAGCCAAACTTCTCAGCCTCGGAAATCTAACCGGCACCGGATACTTCTCCTTTGAGTTCCAGACGAAGGGATTAACCGGCGGACAGTACGGGATAGAGATCCTCGCCAGAGATGTAAACGGAAACGTTCTCGACAGAAAACTCCTTCACTTCCTGCTGGGAGTTAAACGCGTTGAAAACATCCTCACCATTCCACAGGAACCCTCTCCGGGAGCTGCCTTCACGGCGGTTTTGAGGGTCATCAACACCGGAGACCTCCCGGTAACGGGTGAAGTCCATCTCTCCTCCGGAACAAAAGAGGTGATCATGAACGTGACTCTGGAGCCCGGGGAGGAGACAACCTTCGAGGAAACCTTCCGCGCCGGGAAGTCCGGTGCAGAGGTTACAGGTTACGTCCTCTACGACGGGACCATGAGCGAACCGGCCACAGCAAGTTTCTCCTTCAGCACATCCCCCAAAGCGGATTTCCACTACTCCCCCGAGACCCCCGAGGTGGGTATGGAAATCCAGTTCAAGGACACTTCCCTCGATCCCGATGGGGAGATAGTCTCGTGGGAGTGGGATTTCGGGGACGGTTACGTGTCCAGAGAGAGGAACCCCACCCATTGCTATCGGAGTGAGGGGACCTACACCGTCAGGCTGAAGGTCACGGATTCAACAGGGCTGACGTCGGAAACGACGAAGAAGATAACAGTGACCGCTGAAAAAGAGGAAGAAGGCCCTCCAGCTGAGAGCCCCACAGGGGAAACAGAGCCAGTTTCCCCCACCTCACCTGGGGGACAGGAAGGAGGGATATGCGGGATGGGTCTCTTACTGCTCCTCCTGCTCGTGCCGCTGGCAGCGAGAGGAAAGAGGTAG